The following nucleotide sequence is from Chloroflexota bacterium.
CCGCGGCGACACTTCGAGACTCTGCGCCGCGTGACCTACGACTGGCAGGTCGATGATCCGTGGACCTGGGAACGAGTAGCCCAGGACATGCGCTTGCAAGAGCAGGCGCTCGCCATCGTGAACACCCGGGCAGACGCCATGGACCTATTGGACGCACTGGACGACCCGGCTGCCCTGCATCTGTCCACGCGCCTCTGCGGCGCGCATCGGCTGGCTGTGATCCGCAGGGTGCGGCGACGACTGGCGCGTGGCCGGCCCTGTCGGCTGGTGGCGACGCAGGTCGTCGAAGCCGGCGTGAACCTGGATTTTCCGCTAGTTCTGCGAGCGCTGGCGCCGTTGGACTCAATCATTCAGGCGGCCGGCCGCTGCAACCGCGAGGGGCGGTTGGTTGAGCACGGGCGCGTGGTCGTGTTCCGGCCAAACAAGCGGCGGCTGCCTCGAGGGTCCTATGCGACTGCGACCGATCTGGCCTTGGCTCACGTGAATCGAGACGACTTTGATCCAGACGATCCAGGCCGCACGGCTGACGCTTATTTCCGGCATCTATTCGACAGCGTGAAGCTCGACCGAGCCGAGATCCAGAAGCTGCGCGAAGGATTCGATTTCCCCGCAGTGGCCAGTGAATTCCGCATGATCGACCGCGCCGGAGCGGTCGTAGCTATCACCGCCTACGGTAGGAACGTTGAGCAGACCAACGTGATCGCCTGGCTGGACGAACTCAGGCGCGGCCACGGGAATCCACGTGAGTTGCGCCGTCGGCTTCAGCCATACCTCGTCTCGCTGTACCCGAATGAGGCGCAACGGTTCCAGGCGCAGGGGTTTTTGCCCGCATCGTCGGACCACGCAATCCCCGAATGGGGCGGCCAGTACGACCCCGTGCGAGGGCTGGTCGCCACAGACGGGCAGCCGGAAGACTACATGGTGTGATGGCACAAGTAGACAAACCGAACAAAAACCGAATAGAGTTTGAACTCTGGGCGGCCCGCTGGCTTGTACGACGACCATACGGCTGTCAGTGAGGAGAGGCAATGAGATGAACTCGATGCATCCGCCCTTGTCCGTGCGCGTTTGGGGCGACTGGGCCTGCTTCACGCGTCCAGAAATGAAAGTCGAGCGGGTCAGTTACCCGGTGATGACGCCGTCGGCGGCGCGCGGCGTGCTGGAGGCGATTTTCTGGAGGCCCCAGTTCGCCTGGCGGGTCGAGCGCATCGAGGTGCTCAACGAGATCCGTTACCACTCGATCCTTCGCAACGAGGTCAGCCGCCGGGCCAGCGAGCGCACGGCTCGCCGCTGGGCGCGGCAGGGCGGCGGCTATTTCGCGACAGCCAACCGCACCCAGCGGCATACGCTGGCGCTGCGTGACGTGGCCTATGTGATTCACGCACAGGTTGACGTTGACCCCACGTGCGGCGACGACCCCGCGAAGTTCCGAGACCAGTTCCGGCGACGCGTCGTCAAGGGTCGCTGCTTTGCGCGGCCCTACCTGGGCTGCCGCGAGTTCGCCGCCGACTTTGCCGCGCCGGACGGCCGCGAGCGGCCGATCGAGCGCAGCGAGGACCTGGGACCGATGCTGCTGGACCTGGACTACGCGGCCGACGGCTCGGGGCGCGGAACGCCGCGCTTCTTCGCGGCGCGCCTGGAACGCGGCGTGCTGCACGTGCCGGCGCGTCCTCTGCGCGAGGCTGCCTAAGGTGCTGCCGCAACTCTGCGAGTACGCCCGGCGGCTCGACCTGCCGCCCCCGTTGTACGGCGAGCGGCCGGTGCGCTACATCGTCGAACTGGACGCTGCGGGCCGGCTGCTCAACCCGCAGCCCACGGATACTTCCGACCCGGCTGACCGGCGCACCCGCAACGGCGTCCGCCGGCGGGTTCCCACGGTGCAGCGAGCCAATGTTATTCGGCCGCTGTTGCTGGCTGATAACGCCGAATACACATTCGGCATGGCGCGCGACCCGGCCAAGCAAGCCCGCGTGGACCGGGCGCACGCGGCCTATCTGGACTTGATTGAGCGCTGCGCCGAGCGCACCGGCGATCCCGCCATGCAGGCCGTCGCCGACTTTCTGCGCGAGGATCCTCGGGACCAGTTGGACCTGAGCGACGACTTCGACCGCGGCGCCAATGTCACGTTCCGGGTCGGTGATGGGCTCGTGATCAAGTCCCCCGCCATACAGGCGTTCTGGGCGAGCGAGCATGATCCAGCTAAAGCCAAAGGCGCGGTGACTGGGCAGTGTCTGGTGTGCGAAGAGCAGCGCCCGGTGCTCCGGCGCTTGCAGGCCAAGCTCAAGCGCGTGCCGGGCGGGCAGACGTCGGGCACCGCGCTTATCTCCGCCAACGCGGAGGCCTTCGAGTCCTATGGCCTCGACGCCTCGTTGATCGCGCCGACCTGCGGCGAATGCGCCGAGTTGTTCACCACCGGCCTCAATCACCTGCTGGCCTCGGAGACGCAGCGCACGGCGCTGGGCGGGGCGGCGTTCGTGTACTGGACGCGCGAGGACATTGGCGAATTCAATCCCCTGGCCATGTTCACCCACCCGGACCCGGATCAGGTTCGAGCGCTATTGGAGTCCGTGTTTACGCGTGGCGAAGCCCCGCCGTTCGACGACACGCCCTTCTACGCGCTGGCGCTGTCCGGCAGCGGCGGGCGGGCGGTGGTGCGCGACTGGATCGACGCCACAGTGGGCGACGTTCGAGCCAACCTGGCGCGCTGGTTCCGCCTGCAGCGCGTCGTGGGCCGCGGCGGTGAATCACCGGCTCCGGTTGGCCTGTACGCGCTGGCGGCGGCCACGGTGCGCGACGCCAACAAGGACCTTTCGCCGCTTACGCCGTGTGCCCTGCTGCGCGTGGCACTGGTTGGTACGCCCCTACCGCCCAATCTGTTGAGCGAAGCCGTGCGCCGCAACAGCGCCGAGCAGGACGTCACTCGCCCGCGCGCCGCAGTCATCAGGGCTGTATTGCGGAGTCAGGGGCGCATTGCCAAGGAGGACGGCATGATTCAGTTGGATGAGCAGAGCCTGGACCCCGCCTACCGCTGCGGGCGGCTGCTGGCCGTGCTGGAGTCGGCGCAATACGCCGCACTGGGCATTACCGCAGTTACCGACCGGTTCTACGGGGCCGCCTCGTCGGCTCCGGCCTCAGTTTTCGGCCGCTTGCTGCGAGGGGCACAGCCGCACCTGACCAAGCTGGAGCGGGATCGGCCCGGCGCCTATCACGCGCTACAGCAACGGTTGGAGCAGGTGATGGCCGGGCTGCAACACTTCCCCAAGACGCTGGACATGGAGGAGCAAGGGCTGTTTGCCCTGGGCTACTACCACCAGCGGGCGCATGACCGAGCGCAGGCGCTCGCCCGACGCGAAGGCATCGATCCCGACTCCGGAGAAGTGGAGAACTGAAATGACCGATTCGATTACGACCGACGTCAACCGGCGTCACGACTTCGTGCTGCTGTTCGACGTGACCGACGGCAACCCCAACGGCGACCCGGACGCCGGCAACCTACCGCGCGTGGATCCGGAGACCATGCACGGGCTGGTGACGGACGTCTCGCTCAAGCGCAAGGTGCGCGACTGGGTGGACGCCGCCCGCGGCGAGGAAGCGCGCTTCAAGATCTACGTGCAGAAGGAAGGTGAGGCGCTGAACGCCAAGCATCGGCGGGCGTATGACACGCTGGATCTCAAGTCCACCGGCAGCAAGCAGTCCCGCGGCGACGTTGACAAAGCTCGGGACTGGATGTGCGATAACTTCTATGACATCCGGCTGTTCGGCGCGGTGATGAGCACCGGCGTCAACTGCGGCCAGGTGCGCGGTCCCGTGCAGTTCACTTTCGCCCGCTCGCTCGATCCCGTCGTCCCGCTGGACCTGTCCATCACCCGAGTGGCCGTCACCCGCGAGGAAGACGCAAATATCGTCGCGGCTGAGGACGGTTCGGACGCGGCCGCCAGCGGCAAGCAAACCGAAATGGGGCGCAAGGCACTGGTCCCCTACGGGCTCTACCAGGCCCGCGGGTTCTTCACCCCGCACTTTGCCTCCCGGACCGGCGTGGACGCCGACGACTTGGCGTTGTTCTGGCAGGCGTTGCAGATGATGTGGGACTTGGACCGCTCCTCCTCGCGGGGACTGATGGCCTGCCGGGGGCTGTACGTCTTCAGCCACGCCAGCAAGCTGGGCGAAGCGCCGGCCCATACGTTGTTCGAGCGAGTTCGCATTTCGCCGAGCGGCAATGGCCAGGCTCCGCGCGGGTTCGGCGACTTCAGCGTGCAGATTGATGACGGTGACATGCCGGCCGATGTCGAACTCACGCGGCTGGTGGGCTAAGCCGCGCGGCGGACCGGGCGGACGCTGAAATGGACTCTGGACCCGAGGTTCTGATCTCGGCTATCGAGCATTACGCTTACTGTCCGCGGCAGTGCGCCTTGATCCACGTGGAACAGACATTCGACGAGAACCTATTCACTATGCGCGGCCGGCTGGCGCACGAGCGAGCGGACTCGGGCGAGACCACTAGTGAGGACGGCGTACGCGTGCTGCGCAGCGTGCCGCTGTGGTCGGAGCGGCTGGGTTTACGCGGTCGGGCCGACGTAGTGGAGATGCGGCCCGAGGGGCCGTATCCCATCGAGTACAAATCGGGCGGGCGTCGCACGCGCCCGGCTGAACTGCAGCTCTGCGCCCAGGCCATGTGCCTAGAGGAAATGCTGGACACGGCCGTTCCACGCGGCGCCGTCTACCTGGTGCGCACGCGGCGGCGCGAGGAGGTAGCGCTGACCACGGACTTGCGCGCCGAAACGCGAGAGGCCATCCACGCGGTCCGCCGCACGCTGGACGCGCAGCGGCTGCCCGAGGCACCAAACGACGCGCGGTGCCCCAAGTGCTCGCTGATCAACGCCTGTCTGCCTTCGGTGGTGGGCGAGCCATTCCGACTGCGCGGACTCCAGGGTGCGCTGTTTCGTCCGTTGCAGGCGGGCGCGCGAGTGGGTGAGGATTGAAACGAGCACGGCATCGATGGCAATGAATTCCTCGGTGAGTTGCACCCGGTCGCACGCCCGAACGAGGATCGAAGCCGGATGCATGAGCTGCTGAACACGCTGTACGTGCTGACGCAAGGCGCGGTGTTGAACCTGGAATCGGACACAGTGCGCGTGCGCATAGAGGGCGAAACCACGTTGCGGGTTCCGTTGCTACGGCTGGATGCGATTGTGGTGTTTGGTCGGGTGACGGTGACGCCATTTCTGATTCAGCGCTGCGCGGCGGACGGGCGCGGTCTAGTGTGGCTGGACCGGCGCGGGCGCTTTACCGCTCGGGCGGAAGGTCCGCTGCGCGGAAACGTGCTTCTGCGTCGCGCTCAGCATCTGGCGCTGTCGGACCCGGACGAACCGTGGCGCATCGCTCGACAGGTCGTGGCCGGCAAGGTGCAGAACAGTCGGGCGCAGTTGCTACGGGCAGCACGGGACGCCACAGCCCCCGAGGCAGCCGGAGCGCTGCGCGAGGCTGCCG
It contains:
- the cas5c gene encoding type I-C CRISPR-associated protein Cas5c produces the protein MHPPLSVRVWGDWACFTRPEMKVERVSYPVMTPSAARGVLEAIFWRPQFAWRVERIEVLNEIRYHSILRNEVSRRASERTARRWARQGGGYFATANRTQRHTLALRDVAYVIHAQVDVDPTCGDDPAKFRDQFRRRVVKGRCFARPYLGCREFAADFAAPDGRERPIERSEDLGPMLLDLDYAADGSGRGTPRFFAARLERGVLHVPARPLREAA
- the cas8c gene encoding type I-C CRISPR-associated protein Cas8c/Csd1, yielding MLPQLCEYARRLDLPPPLYGERPVRYIVELDAAGRLLNPQPTDTSDPADRRTRNGVRRRVPTVQRANVIRPLLLADNAEYTFGMARDPAKQARVDRAHAAYLDLIERCAERTGDPAMQAVADFLREDPRDQLDLSDDFDRGANVTFRVGDGLVIKSPAIQAFWASEHDPAKAKGAVTGQCLVCEEQRPVLRRLQAKLKRVPGGQTSGTALISANAEAFESYGLDASLIAPTCGECAELFTTGLNHLLASETQRTALGGAAFVYWTREDIGEFNPLAMFTHPDPDQVRALLESVFTRGEAPPFDDTPFYALALSGSGGRAVVRDWIDATVGDVRANLARWFRLQRVVGRGGESPAPVGLYALAAATVRDANKDLSPLTPCALLRVALVGTPLPPNLLSEAVRRNSAEQDVTRPRAAVIRAVLRSQGRIAKEDGMIQLDEQSLDPAYRCGRLLAVLESAQYAALGITAVTDRFYGAASSAPASVFGRLLRGAQPHLTKLERDRPGAYHALQQRLEQVMAGLQHFPKTLDMEEQGLFALGYYHQRAHDRAQALARREGIDPDSGEVEN
- the cas7c gene encoding type I-C CRISPR-associated protein Cas7/Csd2 → MTDSITTDVNRRHDFVLLFDVTDGNPNGDPDAGNLPRVDPETMHGLVTDVSLKRKVRDWVDAARGEEARFKIYVQKEGEALNAKHRRAYDTLDLKSTGSKQSRGDVDKARDWMCDNFYDIRLFGAVMSTGVNCGQVRGPVQFTFARSLDPVVPLDLSITRVAVTREEDANIVAAEDGSDAAASGKQTEMGRKALVPYGLYQARGFFTPHFASRTGVDADDLALFWQALQMMWDLDRSSSRGLMACRGLYVFSHASKLGEAPAHTLFERVRISPSGNGQAPRGFGDFSVQIDDGDMPADVELTRLVG
- the cas4 gene encoding CRISPR-associated protein Cas4 yields the protein MDSGPEVLISAIEHYAYCPRQCALIHVEQTFDENLFTMRGRLAHERADSGETTSEDGVRVLRSVPLWSERLGLRGRADVVEMRPEGPYPIEYKSGGRRTRPAELQLCAQAMCLEEMLDTAVPRGAVYLVRTRRREEVALTTDLRAETREAIHAVRRTLDAQRLPEAPNDARCPKCSLINACLPSVVGEPFRLRGLQGALFRPLQAGARVGED